Proteins from one Anopheles nili chromosome 2, idAnoNiliSN_F5_01, whole genome shotgun sequence genomic window:
- the LOC128721407 gene encoding nibrin — translation MWFLTNEKTKRVYYLVPQGSSHTVGRSNTDLVITGDDSISRNHAVLLHSKDRLLLTDPGSRYGSYVNENISKIVPISKDQPTGLKEGDIVQFGRCGSIWMVKRVFFRCLTSTLIMTNQLKLTMEKLGVELLAEYAPEITHLIMPTITVTTKFLQCLVAQVPIVKPEFFTAVESCIEQHKPIPLLDNFIPTCNESYIRNDQPSYNPNPSRRDLFKGKEFVFLNNVQRQQYEDIIKLAGGVCLCAQREKIAKTRLFKPNVVIVKFSDPGSSQSQSQSFDWLHQSVTALGRRMIPDTEIGLAIIFSSTEKYCNPEYSFAFNIEEYKPSAKSGETFARSTEQQPQTGYLVKTEVIDTIPETEPLTERKNCESLEISIDGNSPTTSRRSTRSMSSFAIPETISSVHRIEERRPLKRVVETSDSSNVQKEDNIIKRPRKNTTFENIRNSEQSEEPVANEVHISESQPTPQAVPSHALQNFGFLAVNRLKTKTNNLNQNKTRRNAILMLELEDEGLFNFDDIAPAKKPKLDTSTCNKQSSNDTIELGKTNSQHMLSQIRRQRHATEKEDNLFCFQEKLPTTQPRGATNKRQVSKGVGLIPPPVDNSNATNRSYQCSDGVSSKNNSQNRCAIKNSSMSEYREFIKPIQSSVYHWLSSSLCGLNFNENKEPVVTKIKSEPLDEIDGAYEDNKKWLESAINWCQVQDISMQIVSRKPTDQNGDELSCRTVNGENNFKAFVKKRNYPVQKKIILTKFVRVLDENQEQ, via the exons ATGTGGTTTCTAACCAATGAAAAAACAA AGAGAGTGTACTACCTTGTTCCGCAAGGCAGTAGTCACACAGTTGGCCGATCAAACACAGATCTCGTGATAACTGGCGACGATTCCATCAGCCGCAATCATGCTGTGTTATTACACAGTAAAGATAGACTATTGCTCACCGACCCTGGCTCCCGCTATGGATCCTACGTCAACGAAAACATTAGCAAAATTGTGCCCATATCAAAAGATCAACCAACAGGGCTGAAGGAAGGTGACATTGTTCAGTTTGGGCGATGCGGAAGCATCTGGATGGTCAAAAGGGTATTCTTTCGATGCCTCACGTCTACACTAATCATGACAAATCAACTCAAGTtaacgatggaaaaattagGAGTCGAGCTTCTGGCTGAATATGCTCCCGAAATAACACACCTAATTATGCCGACGATCACTGTGACTACCAAGTTTTTGCAATGTTTAGTTGCCCAAGTACCAATAGTGAAGCCAGAATTCTTCACTGCAGTTGAAAGTTGTATCGAACAGCATAAGCCAATACCATTGTTggataattttattccaacATGCAACGAATCCTATATCAGAAACGACCAGCCATCATACAATCCTAACCCGTCCCGACGAGATCTCTTCAAGGGAAAAGAATTCGTTTTCCTTAATAATGTCCAACGACAACAGTACGAAGATATCATCAAGCTCGCGGGTGGAGTCTGCTTATGTGCCCAACGAGAAAAAATTGCCAAAACGCGCTTATTTAAGCCAAACGTGGTGATTGTTAAGTTTTCAGATCCCGGGTCATCGCAGTCACAGTCGCAGTCATTCGATTGGCTGCATCAAAGTGTAACTGCACTCGGCCGTCGTATGATACCGGATACAGAAATTGGTCTCGCAATAATATTTTCCTCCACagaaaaatattgcaatcCTGAGTACAGCTTTGCCTTTAATATTGAAGAATATAAACCATCGGCCAAAAGTGGTGAAACATTCGCTAGAAGTACTgaacaacaaccacaaaccGGCTATCTTGTAAAAACGGAAGTTATTGATACTATTCCGGAAACTGAACCCCTTACCGAACGCAAAAATTGTGAATCTTTGGAGATCAGTATTGATGGTAACAGTCCTACGACGTCGAGAAGGTCGACTCGTTCGATGTCATCTTTTGCAATTCCTGAAACTATATCATCTGTCCACCGAATCGAAGAAAGAAGACCATTAAAACGTGTTGTTGAAACATCAGACTCATCAAACGTCCAAAAAGAAGACAATATTATAAAGCGTCCCCGAAAAAATACtacgtttgaaaatattaGAAACTCCGAACAAAGCGAAGAACCGGTGGCTAATGAAGTACATATTTCTGAGTCACAACCAACTCCACAAGCTGTTCCTTCGCATGCTTTGCAAAATTTTGGCTTTCTAGCAGTTAATAGATTgaagacaaaaacaaacaatctcaatcaaaacaaaactcgcCGTAATGCAATCCTTATGCTTGAGCTAGAAGATGAAGGCTTGTTCAATTTCGACGATATTGCGCCGGCCAAAAAACCTAAATTAGATACATCCACGTGCAATAAGCAATCATCGAATGACACAATTGAATTAGGTAAAACTAATTCTCAACATATGTTAAGCCAAATTCGTCGTCAACGGCACGCAACCGAAAAAgaagataatttattttgctttcaagAAAAGCTTCCCACGACACAGCCACGTGGTGCTACAAATAAACGGCAAGTTAGCAAAGGTGTTGGTCTTATACCTCCTCCTGTCGATAACAGCAATGCCACCAACAGAAGCTATCAATGTTCAGATGGGGTTTCCAGCAAAAATAACTCACAAAACCGATGTGCCATCAAAAACTCTTCTATGTCTGAATATCGAGAGTTTATAAAACCGATTCAATCTTCTGTGTATCATTGGCTTTCGTCATCTTTGTGTGGTCTtaatttcaatgaaaataAAGAGCCCGTCGTTACGAAAATCAAATCTGAGCCATTGGATGAAATTGATGGCGCATACgaggacaacaaaaaatggttagAAAGTGCTATTAATTGGTGTCAGGTGCAAGATATAAGCATGCAGATAGTATCACGTAAGCCAACTGATCAAAACGGAGATGAATTATCTTGTCGCACTGTGAACGGAGAAAACAATTTCAAGGCGTTTGTGAAG aAGCGTAACTATCcagttcaaaaaaaaattatattgaCAAAATTTGTTCGTGTCCTTGACGAAAATCAAGAACAATAA